The following coding sequences lie in one Microvirga sp. 17 mud 1-3 genomic window:
- a CDS encoding YcnI family protein — protein sequence MTLNPLRGALAACALLAMAAPASAHTTLETQQAPVGSTYKAVLRVGHGCEGAPTLKLRVRIPDGVIAVKPMPKSGWTLETVKGAFDKAYDYYGTGMSEGVREIVWTGNLADEHYDEFVFRAYLTNGLRPDTMLYFPVVQECEGGKADRWIEIPAEGKSADDYKHPAPGLKLLAPKAATH from the coding sequence ATGACCTTGAATCCTCTTCGCGGGGCGCTTGCTGCCTGCGCTCTCCTTGCTATGGCCGCCCCGGCCTCCGCCCACACCACCCTCGAGACCCAGCAGGCCCCTGTCGGCTCCACCTACAAGGCTGTCCTGCGTGTCGGCCATGGTTGCGAGGGTGCACCGACCCTCAAGCTGCGGGTGCGCATTCCGGACGGCGTGATCGCCGTGAAGCCCATGCCGAAATCCGGCTGGACCCTGGAAACCGTGAAGGGCGCCTTTGACAAGGCGTACGATTACTACGGTACCGGCATGTCGGAGGGCGTACGTGAGATCGTCTGGACCGGGAACCTAGCCGACGAGCACTATGACGAGTTCGTCTTCCGAGCTTATCTGACGAATGGCCTCCGGCCCGACACCATGCTTTATTTTCCGGTCGTGCAGGAATGCGAAGGTGGAAAAGCCGATCGCTGGATCGAAATCCCGGCGGAGGGCAAGAGCGCCGACGACTACAAGCACCCGGCGCCAGGCCTGAAGCTGTTGGCGCCAAAGGCCGCCACTCACTGA
- the hpf gene encoding ribosome hibernation-promoting factor, HPF/YfiA family → MPPNSLHSSIVVKGHQIDLGEALPEHVREKLSQAAEKSFGGLKHAAVGFSRDGLTYRCTINAQVGNLKVIIGEAPAGDCYRAFDVALARVVEQVQRRRERLKRNRPGRIAGGSHPAGMDAVSVQ, encoded by the coding sequence ATGCCGCCGAACAGCCTGCACTCGTCCATCGTCGTCAAGGGTCATCAGATCGATCTGGGCGAAGCCCTGCCGGAGCACGTCCGCGAGAAGCTCTCGCAGGCTGCAGAGAAGTCCTTCGGAGGTCTCAAGCATGCTGCCGTCGGCTTCAGCCGTGACGGGCTGACCTACCGTTGCACGATCAATGCACAGGTCGGAAACCTCAAGGTGATTATCGGCGAAGCCCCTGCCGGGGACTGCTACCGTGCCTTCGACGTTGCACTCGCAAGGGTTGTCGAACAGGTTCAGCGTCGCAGGGAGCGGCTGAAACGGAATCGGCCAGGTCGTATCGCCGGCGGTTCGCACCCGGCCGGAATGGATGCGGTCAGCGTCCAGTAG
- a CDS encoding Crp/Fnr family transcriptional regulator, with the protein MDRSSFSRLAGSDSEAGFYGALPPDARRAATLVRLDANQTLFTEGEERRSVFILTTGMLRALTTLLDGRRQITDFVLPGDLLCLADDDVHSHCSEAVTPSELIAIPVRDLDRAVQQYPALARRVHEMTRNALRKARERQILLGCLTASEKVASFLLIVSRHAIANGLPGNLLHLPMTRSDIADYLGLTVETVSRALTGLKKQGLIRLTAPQVIDLVDEDGLARNAALPSVARRLVWPPAMPAC; encoded by the coding sequence ATGGACCGCAGCTCCTTTTCGCGACTTGCCGGTTCGGATTCGGAGGCTGGATTCTACGGAGCTTTGCCCCCCGATGCGAGGCGCGCCGCGACTCTCGTCAGGCTCGATGCGAACCAGACTCTTTTCACCGAGGGGGAGGAGCGCCGCTCTGTCTTCATTCTTACGACAGGAATGCTCCGGGCCCTGACGACCCTGCTCGACGGCCGCAGGCAGATCACCGATTTCGTCCTGCCGGGCGATCTCCTGTGCCTGGCTGACGACGACGTTCATTCACATTGTTCCGAGGCGGTCACTCCGTCGGAGCTCATCGCGATCCCGGTGAGGGATTTGGACCGGGCAGTGCAGCAATATCCTGCCCTTGCGCGGAGGGTGCACGAAATGACCCGGAACGCGCTGCGAAAGGCCCGCGAGCGGCAGATCCTTCTCGGGTGTCTCACGGCTTCCGAGAAGGTCGCATCCTTTCTGCTGATCGTATCGCGCCACGCCATTGCCAATGGTCTTCCTGGCAATCTCCTGCACCTTCCCATGACGCGCTCCGATATCGCAGACTATCTCGGCCTGACGGTCGAGACGGTCAGTCGTGCACTGACGGGGCTGAAAAAGCAGGGCCTCATCCGCCTGACGGCCCCTCAGGTGATCGATCTCGTCGATGAGGATGGCCTTGCTCGGAACGCCGCGCTGCCGAGCGTGGCGCGACGGCTCGTCTGGCCACCAGCCATGCCGGCGTGCTGA
- a CDS encoding TIGR02588 family protein — protein sequence MSRDRKNGDPHSATADNTVPWLEWTASGIGLLLVLGMFGVIAWQAFHGATMPPTIIVEAENTTRTDGGYRVLFRARNVSGGAAAQVEIEGTISAGHDASETSRVVLDYIPGHSSRKGGLFFTQDPRAGALKLRATGYAEP from the coding sequence ATGAGCCGCGACCGGAAGAACGGCGACCCACATTCGGCAACGGCGGACAACACGGTGCCCTGGCTTGAATGGACCGCATCGGGAATTGGGCTCCTGCTAGTCCTCGGGATGTTCGGCGTCATCGCCTGGCAGGCTTTCCATGGAGCGACGATGCCGCCCACGATCATCGTCGAAGCCGAGAATACAACCAGAACCGATGGCGGCTATCGGGTCCTCTTCCGCGCACGGAATGTCAGCGGCGGGGCCGCTGCGCAAGTGGAGATCGAGGGAACGATCTCCGCAGGACATGACGCGAGCGAGACCAGCCGGGTCGTTCTCGACTACATTCCGGGACATTCCTCCCGGAAAGGCGGACTCTTCTTTACGCAGGACCCGCGGGCCGGTGCCTTGAAACTGCGCGCTACGGGATATGCGGAGCCATGA
- a CDS encoding TIGR02587 family membrane protein: MTSERYAVGLARAFGGAIIFGVPLLMTMEMWWLGFAMERGRLLLLMGFNVAVLVGLSYFSGFEKTFSLKEDTMDALAAFGVGVITSAVLLVLLAVVTFDMSWSEVVGRIALQSVPASIGAMLGRKQLGAEQDMDAEEERKRESGYGGELFLMLAGALFLAFNVAPTEEVILIAFQMTPWHALLLGALSIVLLHTFVYTVGFSGQEIRPEGGTFLSTFLHFTLAGYGIVLLVSLYVLWTFGRTDGVALSEIANMLTVLGFPASLGAATARLVI; this comes from the coding sequence GTGACCAGCGAACGCTACGCCGTCGGCTTGGCACGCGCTTTCGGCGGCGCCATCATCTTCGGAGTTCCGCTCCTGATGACGATGGAGATGTGGTGGCTCGGCTTTGCCATGGAGCGCGGGCGCCTTCTCCTGCTCATGGGATTTAACGTCGCCGTGCTCGTGGGCCTCTCCTACTTCTCTGGCTTCGAGAAGACTTTCAGCCTCAAGGAAGACACGATGGATGCCCTGGCCGCGTTCGGGGTCGGCGTGATTACGTCGGCCGTGCTCCTGGTGCTCCTCGCCGTGGTGACCTTCGACATGTCCTGGAGCGAGGTCGTCGGCCGTATCGCGCTCCAGAGCGTGCCAGCCAGCATCGGCGCCATGCTCGGGCGCAAGCAGCTCGGCGCAGAACAGGACATGGACGCCGAGGAGGAGCGCAAGCGGGAGTCAGGCTACGGCGGAGAGCTTTTTCTCATGCTGGCCGGCGCGCTGTTTCTCGCCTTCAACGTGGCGCCGACCGAGGAGGTTATCCTGATAGCCTTCCAAATGACGCCCTGGCACGCCCTGTTGCTTGGCGCACTCTCCATAGTTCTCCTGCACACCTTCGTCTACACAGTGGGCTTTTCGGGCCAGGAAATCCGACCCGAGGGCGGCACATTTCTGTCGACTTTCCTGCATTTCACCCTTGCCGGCTATGGAATCGTCCTTCTGGTCAGCCTCTATGTGCTCTGGACCTTCGGCAGGACGGACGGCGTGGCACTGAGCGAGATTGCCAACATGCTGACAGTTCTCGGCTTCCCGGCATCCCTCGGCGCCGCAACGGCGCGGCTTGTTATATGA
- the rnk gene encoding nucleoside diphosphate kinase regulator, with product MSDMPLTVSSANHDRLRRIAAAGMRIRRVPPSAKILAEELGRAQVVCPTDLPPNVISMHSVFDFRDGVIDQIRRATLVYPGEEDADVGRISVLSPLGAALIGLAEGQAARWQSATGAWRTLRVISVVHQPEQAGFIRRAADAAMEQRPAGNLQPNSVFPMRPSSENRRALEPEGG from the coding sequence ATGTCCGACATGCCCCTGACGGTATCTTCCGCCAATCACGACCGGCTTCGTCGAATCGCCGCCGCGGGCATGCGGATCCGCCGGGTTCCCCCGTCGGCAAAAATCCTCGCGGAAGAGCTCGGACGCGCGCAAGTCGTCTGCCCGACGGACCTCCCGCCGAATGTGATCTCCATGCATTCCGTCTTCGATTTCCGCGACGGGGTTATCGACCAGATCCGCCGTGCTACCCTCGTCTATCCAGGTGAAGAGGATGCGGATGTCGGCCGGATCTCGGTACTGTCGCCTCTGGGAGCGGCGCTGATCGGCCTCGCCGAGGGCCAGGCAGCCCGATGGCAGAGCGCGACGGGTGCTTGGCGTACGCTTCGGGTCATCAGCGTCGTCCATCAGCCCGAACAGGCAGGCTTCATCCGTCGTGCAGCAGATGCCGCGATGGAACAGCGCCCAGCCGGGAACTTGCAACCGAATAGCGTGTTCCCCATGCGGCCAAGCTCGGAGAACCGAAGAGCGTTGGAGCCTGAAGGAGGGTGA
- a CDS encoding PTS sugar transporter subunit IIA, whose translation MAFIKILSLITPARVIPHLRARDVQQAVCELTRVAAAEAMLDHDMLQHAVLSHGRSSTFGFGRGVAVPHAAISGLRRPAGVFALLSPSQDFGAADGLPADLAFLLLSPEGDPSTHLRTLAQVVRRLRDRDVAARLRSAKGAEAIHAVLTSDAWRETGPAPELQLTEMARDVAPRGVSASDLTNGTMCRSLEPLC comes from the coding sequence ATGGCATTTATTAAGATCCTGTCTCTGATCACTCCCGCGCGCGTCATTCCGCATCTGCGGGCGCGAGATGTGCAGCAGGCGGTCTGCGAGCTGACGCGAGTGGCGGCGGCGGAAGCGATGCTCGATCACGACATGCTTCAGCATGCAGTGTTGAGCCATGGCAGATCCTCGACCTTCGGCTTTGGGCGCGGCGTTGCTGTTCCGCACGCGGCGATCTCGGGCCTGCGGCGTCCTGCCGGCGTATTCGCGCTCCTGTCGCCGAGCCAGGATTTCGGAGCGGCGGACGGGCTGCCGGCCGATCTGGCCTTTCTTCTTTTGAGCCCTGAGGGTGACCCTTCGACGCATCTGAGAACGCTGGCCCAGGTCGTGCGCCGCCTGCGCGACCGCGACGTTGCGGCGCGCCTCAGGTCTGCAAAAGGCGCTGAGGCCATCCATGCCGTGCTGACAAGTGATGCCTGGCGCGAAACCGGCCCCGCCCCGGAACTGCAGCTTACCGAAATGGCGCGTGATGTGGCTCCCCGAGGAGTGTCCGCCAGCGATTTGACAAACGGGACAATGTGTAGGAGCCTTGAGCCATTATGTTGA
- the rnk gene encoding nucleoside diphosphate kinase regulator, which produces MTKRTAGGAKPRITLTAADHEKLSVLANAAANTVPDMAAELAEELDRAHVLSKGKHAADVVCMGCEVEFRDDMTGRVQKVTLVYPNEADIAKGRISVLTPIGTALIGLPVGQSIDWTTRTGDSKRLTVLQVQEPAVEERQPA; this is translated from the coding sequence ATGACCAAGAGAACCGCCGGCGGCGCCAAGCCCCGCATTACATTGACGGCTGCGGACCACGAGAAGCTGTCCGTGCTTGCCAACGCGGCTGCGAACACCGTGCCGGACATGGCCGCCGAACTCGCCGAGGAGCTCGACCGAGCACACGTGCTGTCAAAGGGCAAGCATGCCGCGGATGTCGTGTGCATGGGCTGCGAGGTCGAGTTCCGGGACGATATGACCGGGCGCGTGCAGAAGGTGACTCTCGTCTACCCGAACGAGGCGGATATCGCCAAGGGACGCATCTCGGTGCTGACGCCTATCGGGACAGCCCTCATTGGTCTCCCGGTTGGCCAGTCGATCGATTGGACCACCCGCACGGGCGATTCGAAGCGCCTGACGGTGCTGCAGGTGCAGGAGCCTGCCGTAGAGGAGCGCCAGCCCGCGTGA
- the speD gene encoding adenosylmethionine decarboxylase: MAETSRLSMIAKAGTRPPAKGFEDSARHAARTATLAIVPTSAPSDDGRLDHFITRDGMRFAGTHLIVDLWHATNLDDLPLVEQALRDATARAGATLLNIDLHHFTPNGGISGVAVLAESHISIHTWPEISYAAVDVFMCGDAQPHKAIEVLKGAFMPGLVTLAEHKRGVIL, from the coding sequence ATGGCCGAAACCTCCCGTCTCAGCATGATCGCGAAGGCAGGCACTCGCCCGCCTGCCAAGGGGTTCGAGGATTCCGCGCGACATGCTGCCCGGACGGCAACACTTGCCATTGTCCCCACCTCTGCGCCGTCGGATGACGGCCGCCTCGATCACTTCATCACACGAGACGGCATGCGGTTCGCCGGAACCCACCTGATCGTCGATCTTTGGCATGCCACCAATCTGGACGACCTGCCGCTGGTCGAACAGGCCCTGCGCGATGCCACTGCCCGCGCAGGCGCAACGCTTCTCAATATTGATCTCCACCATTTCACACCGAATGGCGGCATTTCGGGTGTGGCCGTTCTCGCCGAGAGCCACATCTCCATTCATACTTGGCCTGAGATTTCCTATGCGGCGGTCGACGTCTTCATGTGCGGCGACGCGCAGCCCCATAAGGCCATCGAAGTTCTCAAGGGCGCGTTCATGCCTGGTCTGGTGACGCTCGCCGAGCACAAGCGAGGGGTCATCCTATGA
- the speE gene encoding polyamine aminopropyltransferase gives MKWFQETLYEHHAQALSIGAVLHQGRTAFQDVLIFENALFGKVLVLDGVVQLTERDNHIYHEMIAHVPLMAHGAARDVLIIGGGDGGTLKEVLKHPVERAVMVEIDGEVIALSRRHLPAVSDGAFDDPRASVLVMDGTRYIAETGDKFDVIIIDSTDPQGPGEPLFTPAFYAACRARLRPGGMIAVQSGAPFFQPEELETVCGRLSGSFAGVRPFLAPVPTYAGGMLALVAAGDSRDALRPPREVLQARFQPLEGRTRYYTPEVHRAAFTLAPSFEPAFLREDPASEGLLKTGS, from the coding sequence ATGAAGTGGTTCCAGGAAACGCTCTACGAGCATCACGCGCAGGCGCTCTCTATCGGGGCCGTTCTGCACCAAGGACGAACGGCCTTCCAGGACGTGCTGATTTTCGAAAACGCGCTCTTCGGCAAGGTTCTCGTGCTCGATGGCGTCGTTCAGCTGACCGAGCGGGATAACCACATCTATCACGAGATGATTGCCCATGTTCCGCTGATGGCACATGGGGCGGCACGTGACGTCCTCATCATCGGCGGCGGCGACGGCGGCACGCTCAAGGAGGTTCTGAAGCACCCGGTCGAGCGTGCTGTCATGGTCGAGATCGACGGCGAGGTGATTGCCCTGTCGCGGCGGCACCTTCCTGCGGTCTCGGATGGAGCGTTCGACGATCCGCGGGCCTCCGTGCTCGTCATGGATGGTACGCGGTACATTGCGGAGACAGGGGACAAGTTCGATGTCATCATCATCGACTCGACGGACCCGCAAGGGCCGGGAGAGCCGCTCTTCACGCCCGCCTTCTATGCGGCGTGCCGGGCCCGTCTCAGGCCAGGTGGGATGATCGCGGTCCAAAGTGGCGCGCCCTTTTTCCAGCCGGAGGAGCTTGAGACGGTCTGTGGGCGCCTGTCGGGTTCTTTCGCGGGAGTACGGCCTTTCCTGGCGCCCGTACCGACCTATGCGGGCGGCATGCTGGCTCTCGTTGCGGCGGGTGACTCGCGCGATGCGCTGCGTCCTCCGCGAGAGGTCCTTCAGGCGCGCTTCCAGCCGCTGGAGGGCCGAACCCGTTACTATACGCCTGAGGTGCACAGGGCAGCGTTCACGCTCGCCCCGTCCTTCGAACCCGCCTTCCTGCGCGAAGATCCGGCCTCCGAGGGCCTCCTGAAAACGGGATCCTGA
- a CDS encoding RidA family protein produces MTIVSTPLAAPLRRIDPPGWPRSQRYSHAVAGTGTFVFISGQNAADHTGMVTSIGLAAQARQALRNIRAVILEAGGGPQHIAQMTWYVLDIDHCRARLHELDVIYREIMGSHCPAMALVEVSGLVDPDAIVEISATAILPPGPPGRQADP; encoded by the coding sequence ATGACCATTGTTTCGACACCACTGGCAGCGCCGCTCAGAAGGATCGACCCGCCGGGATGGCCGCGCTCGCAGCGCTATTCGCATGCGGTCGCCGGAACCGGTACCTTCGTCTTCATCAGTGGGCAGAATGCTGCCGACCATACGGGCATGGTGACCTCCATCGGGCTGGCCGCCCAGGCACGGCAGGCGTTGCGGAACATCCGTGCCGTGATCCTGGAGGCTGGCGGAGGCCCACAGCACATCGCACAGATGACGTGGTACGTGCTCGATATCGACCATTGCCGGGCCCGCCTTCATGAACTCGACGTGATCTATCGCGAGATCATGGGAAGCCATTGCCCGGCAATGGCGCTGGTGGAGGTCTCAGGGCTGGTCGACCCTGACGCCATCGTGGAAATCTCCGCCACGGCCATTCTCCCGCCCGGCCCGCCGGGTCGGCAGGCAGACCCTTAG
- a CDS encoding GreA/GreB family elongation factor — MDACQELPPIVVTTQDHRRLMRAAQELAGQAHPLATPLLQELGRAALCTPDELPDDVVSLDTFVTYRLADGSSPEKRMLIHPDDGMWPLAEVSVLTPVGLSLLGLRIGDRMPVIGSGGAPGTFLSVESVGPRVIGTLEPVGAMMASSSRWH, encoded by the coding sequence ATGGATGCTTGCCAAGAATTGCCGCCTATCGTCGTGACGACTCAAGACCACCGGCGCCTGATGCGCGCGGCCCAAGAGCTCGCCGGGCAGGCTCACCCCCTGGCGACACCGCTCCTCCAGGAGTTGGGTCGGGCTGCGCTTTGCACGCCGGATGAGCTTCCAGATGACGTGGTGTCGCTCGATACCTTCGTAACTTATCGGTTGGCTGACGGGAGTTCTCCGGAGAAGCGTATGTTGATCCATCCTGATGACGGCATGTGGCCGCTGGCCGAAGTGTCTGTTCTGACGCCCGTCGGCCTGTCCCTCCTCGGCTTGCGGATCGGCGACCGAATGCCCGTCATTGGCTCTGGCGGTGCGCCGGGGACTTTCCTTTCGGTCGAGTCGGTCGGGCCGCGGGTGATCGGCACTTTGGAGCCGGTTGGGGCGATGATGGCCTCGAGCAGCCGCTGGCATTGA
- a CDS encoding uroporphyrinogen-III synthase — translation MRIVPVPWDPNVLEGRQALLLTSANGTRALLRSSSVRRDTPVFAVGQATAAPLLAAGFSHVHIAGGTALDLMDHIRRRADPQAGPLLHLGGYDIAVDLAAGLAPDGFEVDRAIVYRACAANRLSARAIHGISRGCIDAAVFLSARTASTFCGLASKSGLSAFCTRMTAVAISHKVAEALRPMKFRHVAIAASPSLGGILDAVCGKPGPSSA, via the coding sequence TTGCGGATCGTTCCGGTTCCTTGGGATCCGAATGTCCTTGAAGGGCGACAGGCCCTCCTGCTCACTTCGGCCAATGGGACGCGCGCACTGCTTCGGTCTTCGAGCGTGCGTCGGGACACTCCCGTTTTCGCAGTGGGGCAGGCCACGGCGGCGCCACTGCTCGCCGCTGGCTTCTCGCATGTGCATATTGCCGGCGGGACGGCTTTGGATCTTATGGACCATATCCGGCGCCGGGCCGATCCACAGGCGGGGCCCCTTCTCCATCTTGGTGGATATGACATCGCGGTCGATCTTGCAGCGGGCCTCGCGCCGGACGGGTTCGAAGTGGACCGGGCCATCGTCTACCGTGCCTGTGCGGCCAACCGGCTGAGTGCGCGAGCCATACATGGGATCTCGCGAGGCTGTATCGACGCAGCGGTGTTTCTGTCCGCCCGAACGGCGTCGACTTTCTGCGGGCTGGCATCAAAGTCCGGCCTCTCCGCTTTCTGCACCCGCATGACGGCTGTCGCGATCAGCCACAAGGTTGCTGAGGCACTGCGGCCAATGAAATTCCGTCATGTGGCCATTGCCGCATCCCCGAGCCTGGGTGGTATTCTCGACGCCGTGTGCGGAAAGCCGGGTCCGTCATCCGCATGA
- the rnk gene encoding nucleoside diphosphate kinase regulator, whose amino-acid sequence MTGTEPSRSLPPVMISALDYDRLAWIATAGVYSPRHRPAAELLVSELMRATVIVAQAIPPSVATMHSRLEFCDDVTGEIRRAVLVYPDEADTADRISVLTPIGAALVGLSEGQSITWRASRGVRSLTLLRVLYQPQRMAVLHA is encoded by the coding sequence ATGACCGGGACGGAGCCTTCCCGGTCTCTTCCGCCGGTGATGATCTCGGCGCTCGACTATGATCGCCTCGCCTGGATCGCGACAGCAGGTGTGTACAGCCCGCGACACCGGCCAGCTGCGGAGCTGCTTGTCTCCGAGCTGATGCGGGCCACGGTCATCGTCGCGCAGGCCATTCCGCCTTCGGTGGCGACGATGCATTCGCGGCTGGAGTTCTGCGACGATGTGACCGGCGAGATCCGACGTGCCGTTCTCGTCTATCCCGATGAGGCCGACACGGCAGACCGGATTTCCGTTCTAACCCCGATTGGAGCGGCGCTGGTCGGCCTCAGCGAGGGGCAGTCGATCACATGGCGAGCGTCTAGAGGGGTACGGAGCCTGACGCTGCTGCGCGTCCTTTACCAGCCACAAAGGATGGCCGTCCTCCACGCTTAA
- a CDS encoding GreA/GreB family elongation factor → MSTQQDLPPITLASCDYNRLLFTAAIGQKQGRHATDFLLSELRRAEICHPADLPEDVVSTNCRVIYRLDQEPKTRAHLLVHPDDMIWPGAEISVATPLGTALLGLRVGDRMPFLDEDGSLREVFVEGIGLRFLDDGSTVLRTGGTATPQPRHDLASTPDDRSTA, encoded by the coding sequence ATGAGCACGCAGCAAGATCTCCCGCCGATCACTCTCGCGTCCTGCGACTACAACCGCCTGCTGTTCACGGCGGCCATCGGGCAAAAGCAGGGTCGCCACGCCACCGATTTCTTGCTTTCGGAGCTGCGGCGCGCGGAAATTTGCCATCCGGCGGACCTGCCGGAGGATGTGGTCTCCACCAATTGCCGCGTGATCTATCGCCTCGACCAGGAGCCGAAGACTCGTGCCCATCTGCTCGTCCATCCTGACGACATGATCTGGCCCGGAGCCGAAATCTCAGTGGCGACACCGCTGGGAACGGCGCTCCTGGGCCTGCGCGTCGGCGACCGTATGCCATTCCTTGATGAGGATGGCTCGCTCCGCGAGGTCTTTGTGGAAGGGATTGGCCTAAGGTTCCTGGATGACGGCTCGACCGTGCTGCGGACCGGGGGCACGGCCACACCGCAGCCTCGGCACGACTTGGCCTCAACCCCGGACGATCGGAGCACGGCATGA
- a CDS encoding Glu/Leu/Phe/Val dehydrogenase translates to MLDQALTRLDEAARHLDLDADVLEKLKYPRETTKVRLMIRMDDGSRKSFMAWRCRYDDTRGPTKGGIRFHPDSTMEEVETLAFWMTFKCAVMNLPYGGGKGAVRVDPHTLSKAELERLSRAYIQAFSKIIGPDRDIPAPDVYTNSMVMGWMADEYASIVGEATPAVITGKPIALGGSLGRDDATARGGYYLVRHLADAFGLKPGARVAIQGFGNAGQHMARLLGNDGYKIVAVSDSKGAIHNPSGIDIDKLFAAKKQGSVTGLAGSDGVSSLSPNDLVAVDCDLLVPAALEDMIHEGNAAGVKARVVLELANGPITPEADEILAAKNVIVLPDILANAGGVTVSYFEWVQNRQGYYWPVEEVHTRLKTMMEREGDAVWALARDRGIGLRSAAYVHALSRLAGAIEAHGTQQFFTS, encoded by the coding sequence ATGCTGGACCAGGCCCTGACGCGTCTCGATGAGGCGGCCCGTCACCTCGATCTCGATGCGGATGTTCTGGAGAAGCTCAAATATCCGCGCGAGACCACGAAGGTGCGCCTGATGATCCGCATGGATGACGGTTCCAGAAAATCCTTCATGGCTTGGCGCTGCCGCTACGATGACACCCGGGGCCCGACCAAAGGCGGCATCCGCTTCCATCCGGACTCCACCATGGAAGAGGTGGAAACGCTCGCCTTCTGGATGACCTTCAAATGCGCCGTGATGAACCTGCCCTATGGTGGCGGCAAGGGCGCGGTCCGGGTCGATCCCCACACACTGTCGAAAGCCGAGCTGGAGCGGCTGTCCAGGGCCTATATCCAGGCCTTCTCCAAAATCATCGGGCCCGACCGGGATATTCCGGCGCCCGACGTCTATACCAATTCGATGGTCATGGGCTGGATGGCCGACGAATATGCCTCCATCGTGGGCGAGGCGACCCCGGCGGTGATTACCGGCAAGCCGATTGCCCTGGGAGGCTCTCTGGGGCGCGATGATGCGACGGCTCGGGGCGGATATTATCTCGTTCGGCATCTTGCCGACGCATTCGGCCTTAAGCCCGGGGCACGGGTCGCAATCCAGGGCTTTGGCAATGCAGGCCAGCACATGGCCCGCCTGCTTGGGAACGACGGGTACAAGATTGTCGCCGTGTCGGATTCCAAAGGCGCGATCCATAATCCCTCCGGGATCGATATCGACAAGCTCTTTGCCGCCAAGAAGCAGGGCTCCGTCACCGGTCTTGCGGGTTCTGACGGCGTTTCGTCCTTGTCCCCCAATGATCTCGTGGCAGTCGATTGCGATCTCCTCGTTCCGGCAGCGCTCGAGGACATGATCCACGAGGGCAATGCTGCAGGCGTGAAGGCGCGGGTCGTCCTCGAACTCGCCAACGGCCCGATTACGCCGGAGGCCGACGAAATCCTGGCAGCCAAGAACGTGATCGTCCTGCCGGACATCCTGGCCAATGCGGGCGGCGTCACCGTTTCGTATTTCGAGTGGGTGCAGAACCGGCAGGGCTATTATTGGCCGGTCGAGGAGGTCCATACGCGGCTGAAGACGATGATGGAGCGGGAAGGGGATGCTGTCTGGGCGCTCGCTCGGGACCGGGGAATCGGCCTGCGGAGCGCAGCCTATGTCCATGCGCTCTCCCGGCTCGCCGGCGCCATCGAGGCTCATGGCACGCAGCAGTTCTTCACGAGCTGA